A genomic stretch from Petrimonas mucosa includes:
- a CDS encoding TraR/DksA family transcriptional regulator: MSEKTRYSDEELEEFRAIINEKLEIAKQEYENYRAAVTNADGNDTVDTSPTYKVLEEGASTLSKEEAGRLAQRQMKFIQNLQAALVRIENKTYGVCRETGKLIPKERLRAVPHATLSIEAKQGKRK; the protein is encoded by the coding sequence ATGAGTGAGAAGACGAGATACTCTGATGAGGAATTGGAAGAATTCCGGGCCATCATCAACGAAAAGCTGGAGATAGCCAAGCAAGAATACGAAAACTATCGTGCCGCGGTAACCAATGCAGATGGTAACGATACGGTGGATACTTCCCCCACCTATAAGGTGCTGGAAGAGGGAGCCTCAACCTTGTCGAAGGAGGAGGCCGGACGGCTGGCCCAACGTCAGATGAAATTCATTCAGAACCTGCAGGCCGCACTGGTGCGGATCGAAAACAAAACTTACGGTGTTTGTCGCGAGACCGGTAAGCTTATTCCCAAAGAACGACTTCGTGCCGTTCCACATGCGACATTGAGCATCGAAGCCAAACAAGGGAAAAGAAAATAA
- a CDS encoding lipoprotein signal peptidase, giving the protein MNDTTKKGLIAVTVVILVLLVDQVTKIWVKTHMALYDMIHITDWFKIYFVENNGMAFGIEAIGKLFLSLFRIVAVGAIIVYLIRIIRGDYKLGFIACIALVLAGASGNIIDSLFYGSIFQASYPGHVASLVPFGEGYASLLHGKVVDMFYFPLIEGTYPDWIPILGGKDFLFFRFIFNVADSAISVGVVLLLIFYRKTLSYSLLSKEDKERYDREKQEQPEKKIIRES; this is encoded by the coding sequence ATGAACGATACCACAAAAAAAGGATTAATTGCAGTTACAGTCGTTATCCTGGTTTTGCTCGTCGACCAGGTAACAAAAATCTGGGTGAAGACCCATATGGCGCTTTACGATATGATCCACATAACCGACTGGTTCAAGATCTATTTCGTGGAAAATAATGGTATGGCATTCGGCATCGAGGCCATCGGCAAGTTGTTCCTCTCCCTTTTCAGGATAGTTGCCGTGGGAGCCATCATCGTCTACCTGATCCGGATTATCCGGGGAGACTACAAACTCGGGTTTATTGCCTGCATTGCACTGGTGTTGGCCGGTGCCTCGGGAAACATCATCGACAGTCTATTTTATGGTTCCATCTTCCAGGCAAGCTATCCGGGGCATGTTGCCTCACTGGTCCCTTTCGGCGAAGGGTATGCCTCGCTTCTCCATGGCAAGGTGGTGGACATGTTTTATTTTCCGTTGATCGAAGGTACCTATCCCGACTGGATTCCCATTTTGGGCGGAAAAGATTTCCTCTTCTTCCGTTTCATCTTTAATGTGGCCGACTCCGCCATATCCGTAGGGGTGGTACTGTTGTTGATTTTTTATCGAAAAACCCTTTCCTATTCACTTCTGTCTAAAGAGGACAAAGAGAGGTATGACCGCGAAAAGCAGGAACAACCTGAAAAAAAGATCATTCGTGAATCATAG
- the ileS gene encoding isoleucine--tRNA ligase, whose protein sequence is MSKKFTEYSQLNLSEINKEMLRQWDEQDLFHKSLEIRKGHPAFVFYEGPPSANGMPGIHHVIARSIKDIFCRYKTMKGFLVNRKAGWDTHGLPVELGVEKSLGITKEDIGKTISVEEYNNACRTEVMKYTREWEELTRKMGYWVDMNDPYITYDNRYIETLWYLLKEIYNKGYLYKGYTIQPYSPAAGTGLSTHELNQPGCYRDVKDTTCTAQFKITNPLPEWTQFGEPFFLAWTTTPWTLPSNMLLAVGPNIEYVAVQTYNQYTGKPLTVVLAKNLLGSYFPAKNAELKLEEYKEGDKNIPFRVLEKSWRGSELAGIGYEQLFPWVKVTDKAFRVVCGDFVTTDDGTGIVHIAPTFGADDARVGKENDVPGLTMVDKEGNIRPMVDLTGKYFLLEELDADFVKNHLNVELYREYAGRYVKNEYDASLTADDTTLDVDLSVALKLRNRAFRIEKMVHSYPHCWRTDKPVLYYPLDSWFIRSTACREKMIELNETINWKPQSTGTGRFGKWLENLQDWNLSRSRYWGTPLPIWRTEDGKEEKCIGSVKELCNEMQKALDAGVMTELPWKGFDLKEYRDLEYDKIDLHRPYVDKIVLVSESGRPMYRETDLIDVWFDSGAMPFAQFFYPHIPEEEFAKVYPADFIAEGVDQTRGWFFTLHAISTMVKGSVAFKNVISNGLVLDKNGNKMSKRLGNAVDPFETIEKFGSDPLRWYMVTNAAPWDNLKFDIDGVEEARRKFFGTLFNTYSFFALYANVDNFHNQYPQVELARRPEIDRWILSLLNSLVKEVDENYANYEPTKAGRAINDFVNDNLSNWYVRLNRKRFWGGEMTEEKMSAYQTLYHCLVTVAKLMAPIAPFYADRLYLDLVTATGSEDAGSVHLADFPVVDEAAIDTTLEEQMYLAQTASSIVLALRRKVNLKVRQPLMKIMIPVADDEQRKNIEAVKALILSEVNVKELEFVDSANGMLVKRVKPDFKKLGPKYGKIMKPLAASIQGMSQEEINELEKRGRFAFRIEDQEAVIELADVEIISEDIPGWLVANEGRLTVALDITVTDELRKEGIARELVNRIQNLRKSKDFDITDRIAVRVSSNPSFDRAITDFGDYIRAQVLADSIEIVAQPLEDEIEIDDEKLTIEVRKQ, encoded by the coding sequence ATGAGCAAGAAATTCACCGAATACTCTCAGTTAAATTTATCGGAGATCAATAAGGAGATGTTGCGGCAATGGGATGAACAGGATCTGTTTCACAAAAGCCTGGAAATTCGCAAGGGGCATCCCGCGTTTGTATTCTATGAAGGTCCTCCTTCGGCAAACGGCATGCCGGGTATTCACCATGTCATTGCACGTTCAATAAAGGATATCTTCTGCCGTTACAAGACGATGAAAGGATTTCTGGTAAACCGGAAGGCCGGCTGGGATACGCACGGTCTCCCCGTGGAACTGGGCGTGGAGAAGAGTCTGGGCATCACCAAGGAGGATATCGGGAAAACCATTTCGGTAGAGGAGTACAACAACGCCTGCCGCACTGAAGTGATGAAATATACCCGTGAGTGGGAGGAGCTTACCCGGAAAATGGGGTATTGGGTGGATATGAATGACCCCTACATTACCTACGATAACCGCTATATCGAGACGTTATGGTATCTGCTGAAAGAGATCTACAACAAGGGGTATCTCTACAAGGGCTATACCATTCAGCCATACTCGCCGGCGGCCGGAACGGGACTGAGCACGCACGAACTGAACCAGCCCGGTTGCTACCGCGACGTTAAGGATACCACCTGTACGGCACAGTTCAAGATAACCAATCCGCTTCCCGAGTGGACCCAGTTCGGTGAACCCTTCTTCCTGGCATGGACCACCACGCCGTGGACACTGCCCTCGAACATGCTGCTGGCCGTAGGTCCCAATATCGAGTATGTTGCCGTCCAAACCTACAACCAATATACCGGCAAGCCCCTTACCGTGGTGCTGGCCAAAAATCTGCTCGGCTCCTATTTCCCCGCGAAGAACGCGGAGCTGAAGCTCGAAGAGTATAAGGAGGGGGATAAGAATATCCCGTTCAGGGTGCTCGAAAAGAGCTGGAGGGGATCTGAACTGGCCGGCATCGGTTACGAACAGCTTTTCCCCTGGGTGAAGGTGACCGACAAGGCATTCCGGGTGGTTTGCGGCGATTTCGTCACCACCGATGATGGAACCGGCATCGTCCATATCGCACCCACGTTTGGTGCCGACGACGCCAGGGTGGGGAAGGAGAACGATGTCCCCGGCCTCACCATGGTAGACAAGGAGGGCAACATCCGGCCGATGGTAGACCTCACCGGAAAGTACTTCCTCCTGGAGGAGCTGGACGCCGATTTCGTGAAGAATCATCTCAACGTGGAGCTTTACCGGGAGTATGCCGGCAGGTATGTGAAAAATGAATATGATGCGTCGCTCACGGCCGACGACACCACACTCGATGTCGATCTCTCCGTTGCCCTGAAGCTCCGTAACCGGGCCTTCCGCATCGAGAAGATGGTCCACAGCTACCCGCACTGCTGGCGGACCGACAAGCCGGTGCTCTACTATCCGCTCGACAGCTGGTTCATCCGCTCGACCGCCTGCCGTGAGAAGATGATCGAACTGAACGAAACCATCAACTGGAAACCTCAATCCACCGGCACTGGCCGTTTCGGAAAGTGGCTGGAAAACCTGCAGGACTGGAACCTGAGCCGCAGCCGTTACTGGGGAACACCCCTTCCGATCTGGCGCACCGAAGATGGGAAGGAGGAGAAGTGCATCGGTTCGGTGAAGGAGCTCTGCAACGAAATGCAAAAGGCGCTCGATGCCGGGGTGATGACCGAATTGCCCTGGAAAGGGTTTGACCTGAAGGAGTACCGCGATCTGGAATACGACAAGATCGACCTTCACCGTCCCTATGTGGACAAGATCGTGCTGGTTTCCGAAAGCGGCAGGCCGATGTATCGCGAGACCGACCTGATCGATGTCTGGTTCGATAGCGGTGCGATGCCCTTTGCGCAGTTCTTCTATCCGCACATTCCGGAAGAGGAGTTCGCGAAGGTATATCCGGCCGACTTCATCGCCGAGGGGGTCGACCAGACTCGTGGCTGGTTCTTTACCCTGCATGCCATCAGTACGATGGTGAAGGGAAGCGTCGCCTTCAAAAACGTGATTTCGAACGGTCTGGTTCTCGACAAGAATGGCAACAAGATGTCGAAGCGGCTGGGGAATGCGGTTGATCCGTTCGAGACCATCGAAAAGTTCGGTTCCGACCCGTTGCGCTGGTATATGGTTACCAATGCCGCTCCCTGGGATAACCTGAAGTTTGATATAGATGGTGTGGAGGAGGCCCGCCGCAAGTTTTTCGGAACCCTCTTCAACACCTACTCTTTCTTTGCCCTCTATGCAAATGTGGACAACTTCCACAACCAATATCCCCAGGTCGAACTGGCCAGGCGTCCCGAGATCGACCGGTGGATCCTGTCGCTCCTCAACTCCCTGGTCAAGGAGGTTGACGAGAACTATGCCAACTACGAGCCGACCAAGGCTGGAAGGGCAATCAACGATTTTGTAAACGACAACCTCAGTAACTGGTATGTCCGCCTGAACCGTAAACGGTTCTGGGGAGGTGAGATGACCGAGGAGAAGATGTCGGCCTACCAGACCCTCTACCACTGTCTGGTTACAGTGGCGAAGCTGATGGCACCCATAGCTCCCTTCTATGCCGACAGGCTCTATCTCGATCTGGTGACTGCAACCGGTAGTGAAGATGCCGGCTCGGTGCACCTGGCAGATTTCCCCGTGGTTGATGAGGCAGCCATCGATACTACCCTCGAGGAGCAGATGTATCTGGCTCAGACGGCATCATCCATCGTACTGGCATTGCGGCGCAAGGTGAACCTGAAGGTGCGTCAGCCATTGATGAAGATCATGATTCCCGTTGCCGACGACGAGCAGCGGAAAAATATCGAGGCGGTGAAGGCGCTTATCCTCAGCGAAGTGAATGTGAAGGAGCTGGAGTTTGTAGATTCTGCAAACGGTATGCTGGTGAAGCGGGTAAAGCCCGATTTCAAGAAACTTGGCCCCAAATATGGAAAGATCATGAAACCGCTCGCGGCATCCATCCAGGGGATGTCGCAGGAAGAGATCAACGAACTAGAGAAGAGAGGAAGATTTGCATTCCGCATCGAGGATCAGGAGGCCGTGATCGAACTGGCCGACGTGGAGATCATATCGGAGGATATTCCCGGCTGGCTGGTGGCCAACGAAGGAAGGCTTACCGTTGCGCTCGACATCACCGTAACCGATGAACTCCGCAAGGAGGGCATTGCCCGCGAGTTGGTAAACCGTATCCAGAATCTGCGCAAATCTAAAGATTTTGATATTACCGACCGCATTGCTGTCAGGGTCTCCTCCAACCCGTCGTTCGACAGGGCTATCACAGATTTTGGTGATTATATCCGGGCTCAGGTGCTTGCCGACTCAATCGAGATTGTAGCCCAGCCTCTCGAAGACGAGATCGAGATTGATGATGAAAAATTAACCATCGAGGTCCGTAAACAATAG
- a CDS encoding serine hydrolase domain-containing protein → MKTIFPAILLSIVTALAPCPQPGVSDGELLQLIGEHLKDFPDQTELAIAMVDVGQTRFQGVVKENGTLKSTDNEEMVFEIGSITKLFTSVILASLVNEGKVRLEEPVHRYLPMPPREGSKITLLSLANHTSGLPRMPDNMSPVDPDNPYKNYRPENLEAFLKGYGIERDSMMGRYLYSNLGTGLLGYVLGLSQGVSYEDLLRERVFDRYGMKQSYTRASDAGNRLVRGLNARGEVTSNWDFDVLMGAGGVLSTARDLAAFARAQFNEKDSDLMLTQIPTHKVNERLKLGLGWHIVQGESGKEYHCHNGGTGGYSSSLTVNMTDKVAVIILSNISAFHPAASQVERLCFRLIGRMEQNRN, encoded by the coding sequence ATGAAAACTATCTTTCCTGCGATATTGCTGTCGATTGTGACGGCACTGGCTCCCTGCCCGCAACCAGGAGTATCCGACGGGGAGCTGCTTCAGTTAATCGGTGAGCATCTGAAGGATTTTCCCGATCAGACAGAGCTTGCAATTGCGATGGTTGATGTTGGGCAGACCCGGTTTCAAGGGGTTGTCAAGGAGAACGGGACACTCAAATCTACCGATAACGAGGAGATGGTATTTGAAATCGGCTCAATCACGAAACTCTTCACTTCGGTTATCCTGGCATCGCTGGTGAACGAGGGAAAAGTGAGGCTGGAGGAGCCAGTTCACCGCTATCTTCCCATGCCTCCGAGAGAGGGGAGCAAGATCACCCTCCTGTCGCTGGCCAACCATACGTCGGGCTTGCCACGAATGCCCGACAACATGTCGCCCGTTGACCCGGACAATCCTTATAAGAATTATCGCCCGGAGAATCTGGAGGCATTCCTGAAGGGTTACGGGATTGAACGGGACAGCATGATGGGAAGATATCTCTACTCCAACCTGGGCACAGGGCTGCTGGGATATGTGCTGGGACTCTCCCAGGGAGTATCGTATGAGGATCTGTTGCGGGAGAGGGTATTCGACAGATACGGGATGAAACAGAGCTATACCCGGGCCTCTGATGCCGGCAACAGGCTGGTAAGGGGATTGAATGCCAGGGGTGAGGTCACCTCTAACTGGGATTTCGACGTGTTGATGGGTGCAGGGGGTGTGCTCTCCACCGCCAGGGATCTGGCTGCTTTTGCACGGGCACAGTTTAACGAGAAGGATAGCGATCTCATGCTGACCCAGATACCTACCCATAAGGTGAATGAGCGGCTGAAGCTGGGACTGGGATGGCATATCGTGCAAGGGGAGTCGGGCAAGGAGTATCACTGCCATAACGGGGGGACAGGAGGGTACTCCTCCTCGTTAACGGTAAACATGACCGATAAGGTGGCAGTCATAATCCTCTCCAACATCTCCGCCTTCCATCCGGCTGCCAGTCAGGTGGAGCGGCTCTGCTTCCGGCTGATCGGCCGAATGGAGCAGAACAGAAACTGA
- a CDS encoding DMT family transporter encodes MTNWIFLIVGGLFEALFALSLEKISTTTGKTALLWFFSFLASVAISMFMLFKAISGENGIAVGTGYAVWGGIGAVCTVLAGILFLGESTAFWRIFFLCTLVVSIIGLNLVGEH; translated from the coding sequence ATGACAAACTGGATATTTCTTATTGTTGGCGGATTGTTCGAGGCCCTTTTTGCCCTTAGTCTGGAAAAGATATCGACAACAACGGGCAAGACGGCTCTTCTGTGGTTCTTCTCCTTTCTCGCCAGTGTTGCCATCAGCATGTTTATGCTCTTCAAGGCGATCAGCGGTGAAAATGGTATTGCAGTAGGTACGGGTTATGCCGTATGGGGTGGAATAGGTGCCGTATGCACGGTGCTGGCCGGTATCCTCTTTCTGGGAGAGTCGACTGCATTCTGGCGGATTTTCTTTCTCTGCACGCTGGTGGTGTCGATCATCGGCCTTAACCTGGTAGGGGAGCATTAA
- the ppdK gene encoding pyruvate, phosphate dikinase codes for MEKKRVYTFGNGMAEGRADMKNLLGGKGANLAEMNLIGVPVPPGFTITTEVCTEYNLLGRDYVVEVLKPEVEKAMENIEKLMGAKFGDRENPCLVSVRSGARVSMPGMMDTVLNLGLNDDAVEGIARKSGNERFAWDSYRRFIQMYGDVVLGMKPQSKEDIDPFEEIMEEVKHAKGVELDTDLDVADLKELVKRFKMAVKERTGKDFPESAWDQLWGAVCAVFDSWMNERAILYRKMNNFPEEWGTAVNVQAMVYGNMGVTSATGVAFTRDAATGEDIFNGEYLINAQGEDVVAGVRTPQQITLEGSRRWAKLQGISEEERAAKYPSLEESMPECAQELIKTQQKLEDYFKDMQDLEFTIQDGKLWLLQTRSGKRTGAAMIKIAIDMLHQGYIDEKTVLKRCDPEKLDELLHPVFDKKILAASKPITNGLPASPGAATGQVVFHADEAEAWAKDGKKVILCRIETSPEDLRGMATAQGILTARGGMTSHAAVVARGMGKCCVSAANGVVINYKERKMTINGKVFNEGDWISLNGTTGNVYEGNIPTQDAELGPDFLELMKIADKYTRMSVRTNADTPHDAQVARNFGATGIGLCRTEHMFFEEDKIIPMREMILAKDEEGRRKALEKLLPLQKKDFKGIFAAMDGFPVTVRLLDPPLHEFVPHDEKGQMEMAKVMNISYNDIHERVESLMEANPMLGLRGCRLGNLYPEITEMQTRAIIEAALELKKEGITAIPEIMVPLTGIVYEFKAQKEIIEKTIQQVFSEHSDSIEYKIGTMIEIPRAALTAHKIAKEADFFSFGTNDLTQMTFGYSRDDVAKFLPLYIDKGILKQDPFAVLDQNGVGQLVNMAVQSGRAVKPILKCGICGEHGGEPSSVKFCHHVGLNYVSCSPFRVPIARLAAAQAAIE; via the coding sequence ATGGAAAAGAAGAGAGTTTACACCTTTGGCAACGGAATGGCTGAGGGTCGTGCAGATATGAAGAATCTGCTCGGAGGAAAAGGAGCTAATCTCGCCGAAATGAACCTGATCGGCGTACCTGTTCCCCCGGGATTTACCATTACCACCGAAGTGTGTACCGAATACAACCTGCTTGGTCGGGACTATGTGGTGGAAGTGTTAAAGCCTGAAGTTGAAAAGGCGATGGAGAACATCGAAAAGCTGATGGGAGCAAAATTTGGTGACAGGGAAAATCCTTGCCTTGTTTCCGTTCGCTCCGGTGCACGTGTTTCCATGCCCGGTATGATGGATACTGTCCTGAATCTTGGACTGAATGACGATGCGGTGGAGGGAATAGCACGCAAATCGGGGAACGAAAGGTTCGCCTGGGACTCATACCGTCGCTTTATTCAGATGTATGGCGATGTGGTGCTGGGCATGAAACCGCAGAGCAAGGAGGATATCGATCCGTTTGAGGAGATCATGGAGGAGGTGAAACATGCCAAGGGTGTAGAACTCGACACCGACCTGGATGTTGCCGACCTGAAAGAACTGGTGAAACGTTTCAAGATGGCCGTGAAGGAGCGTACCGGCAAAGATTTCCCTGAAAGTGCATGGGACCAGCTTTGGGGTGCAGTTTGTGCCGTTTTCGACAGCTGGATGAACGAGCGTGCGATCCTTTACAGGAAGATGAACAATTTCCCGGAAGAGTGGGGTACTGCCGTTAACGTACAGGCAATGGTCTACGGAAACATGGGTGTAACCTCGGCAACTGGTGTGGCTTTCACCCGCGATGCAGCTACCGGTGAGGATATCTTCAACGGAGAGTATCTGATCAATGCACAGGGAGAAGATGTGGTGGCCGGTGTTCGTACACCGCAGCAGATCACCCTCGAGGGATCCCGTCGCTGGGCTAAACTGCAGGGTATTTCGGAAGAGGAACGTGCTGCCAAATACCCATCGCTCGAAGAGTCGATGCCCGAATGTGCCCAAGAGCTGATCAAGACACAACAAAAACTGGAAGATTACTTCAAGGATATGCAGGATCTGGAGTTTACCATCCAGGATGGCAAGCTGTGGCTGCTGCAGACCCGTAGCGGGAAGCGTACCGGTGCCGCGATGATCAAGATTGCCATCGACATGCTTCACCAGGGATATATCGACGAAAAAACAGTGCTGAAACGTTGCGATCCCGAAAAGCTGGATGAGTTGCTTCACCCTGTTTTCGACAAGAAGATACTGGCTGCATCCAAACCGATAACCAACGGTCTGCCCGCATCACCGGGAGCTGCTACGGGACAGGTGGTATTCCACGCCGACGAAGCCGAAGCATGGGCGAAGGATGGGAAGAAGGTGATTCTTTGCCGTATCGAAACCTCGCCCGAAGACCTGCGCGGTATGGCTACGGCCCAGGGTATTCTCACCGCGCGCGGCGGTATGACTTCACATGCGGCCGTTGTGGCCCGCGGTATGGGCAAATGTTGCGTTTCGGCTGCAAACGGTGTTGTTATCAACTACAAGGAGCGGAAGATGACCATCAACGGCAAGGTGTTCAACGAAGGCGACTGGATCTCGCTGAACGGTACCACCGGTAATGTCTACGAAGGCAATATCCCGACCCAGGATGCTGAGTTGGGTCCCGACTTCCTCGAACTGATGAAGATTGCCGACAAGTATACCCGCATGAGCGTAAGAACCAATGCCGACACGCCGCACGATGCACAGGTGGCCCGCAATTTCGGTGCTACAGGCATCGGTCTCTGCCGTACAGAGCATATGTTCTTCGAAGAGGACAAGATCATCCCCATGCGTGAGATGATTCTGGCAAAAGACGAGGAGGGGCGCCGGAAAGCGTTGGAGAAACTGTTGCCCTTGCAGAAGAAGGACTTCAAGGGTATCTTTGCTGCCATGGACGGATTTCCCGTTACTGTACGTCTGCTCGATCCCCCATTGCACGAATTTGTGCCCCACGATGAAAAGGGACAGATGGAGATGGCCAAGGTGATGAATATCTCCTACAACGATATCCACGAAAGGGTGGAGAGCCTGATGGAGGCAAACCCGATGCTCGGTCTGCGTGGTTGTCGCCTGGGTAACCTCTATCCCGAAATCACCGAGATGCAGACCCGTGCCATCATCGAGGCCGCACTCGAGCTGAAGAAGGAAGGCATTACCGCCATTCCCGAGATCATGGTGCCGCTTACCGGTATCGTGTATGAGTTCAAGGCCCAGAAGGAGATCATCGAAAAGACCATTCAACAGGTATTCAGCGAACACAGCGACTCCATCGAATACAAGATCGGTACGATGATCGAGATTCCGCGTGCTGCACTTACAGCCCACAAGATTGCCAAGGAGGCCGATTTCTTCTCGTTCGGAACGAACGACCTTACACAGATGACCTTCGGTTACAGCCGTGATGACGTGGCCAAGTTCCTGCCGCTCTATATCGACAAGGGTATCCTGAAGCAGGATCCGTTTGCCGTGCTCGACCAGAATGGTGTGGGTCAGCTGGTGAATATGGCCGTACAGAGTGGACGCGCCGTGAAACCGATTCTCAAGTGCGGTATCTGCGGCGAACATGGCGGTGAACCCTCATCGGTGAAGTTCTGCCACCACGTGGGATTGAACTATGTCTCCTGCTCGCCGTTCCGTGTGCCCATCGCACGTTTGGCGGCAGCCCAGGCAGCGATCGAGTAA
- a CDS encoding DUF4296 domain-containing protein, translated as MNHRITAYLLVLTSVMLGVLISSCSRPKEVLGRKDMEKLMYDIYIAEAMIENDYNEFGSPEKKEALIRGVFRKHGITQAQWDTSLSWYSDRIDLYMKMNDSVKARLQRSYMASDELMRRQLQQEQSLTARYYPPSHIPNCYAFDETHPKNGFRFRLDTAEISQRINENEFSFGFEVIGIPASPKPDLRAVLMLEYNDTVVYRYEVVAENREYLLQGEKYLPDDTIRNITGFVRLQDTTGLFRRIRLLNIFLGNPDDSLQQADRFKQIPPVHPREIKGLDPD; from the coding sequence GTGAATCATAGGATTACTGCATATCTTCTGGTACTGACTTCGGTAATGTTGGGTGTTCTGATCTCCTCCTGCAGCCGGCCGAAGGAGGTCCTGGGCCGGAAAGATATGGAGAAGCTGATGTACGACATCTACATTGCCGAGGCGATGATCGAGAACGATTATAACGAATTTGGCTCACCTGAGAAAAAAGAGGCGCTCATTCGGGGGGTCTTTCGAAAACACGGCATAACACAGGCCCAATGGGATACATCCCTCTCTTGGTATTCAGACCGGATCGATCTCTACATGAAGATGAACGATTCGGTAAAGGCCAGGCTGCAACGAAGCTACATGGCAAGTGATGAGCTGATGAGACGGCAGCTTCAACAGGAACAGTCGCTTACGGCACGCTACTATCCACCTTCCCATATTCCCAACTGCTATGCATTTGATGAAACGCATCCGAAGAACGGATTTCGTTTCAGGCTGGATACAGCCGAGATTTCACAACGGATCAACGAGAACGAATTCAGTTTCGGCTTCGAGGTTATCGGTATTCCGGCCAGCCCGAAACCCGATCTGCGGGCGGTACTGATGCTCGAGTACAACGATACGGTTGTCTATCGCTACGAAGTTGTTGCCGAGAACAGGGAGTACCTGTTGCAGGGTGAAAAATATTTACCCGACGATACCATCCGGAACATAACAGGATTTGTGAGATTGCAGGACACCACAGGTCTCTTCAGAAGGATACGGTTGCTGAACATCTTCCTGGGCAATCCCGACGATTCGTTGCAGCAGGCAGATCGCTTCAAGCAGATACCGCCTGTGCATCCAAGAGAGATTAAGGGGCTCGATCCCGACTAA